A window of Acidimicrobiia bacterium contains these coding sequences:
- the raiA gene encoding ribosome-associated translation inhibitor RaiA, with product MDIRVHMKHIDLTDELRDLAREKVTHAVRVFDGAVDSVALEFSERQNPRRADERFRMEITTLVTGRVVRVEAAAPEPRTAIDQATDRFERRLRDLKERLITTHRRGEKRLNDPQWRDEDEREDRVLAIDRVKRFEVKPMTTEEAALQMELLGHSFYLFLNADTDRYSVLYRRSDGSLGLIEAV from the coding sequence GTGGATATTCGCGTCCACATGAAGCACATCGATCTGACCGACGAGCTGCGCGACCTGGCCCGCGAGAAGGTGACTCACGCCGTCCGTGTCTTCGACGGCGCGGTCGACTCGGTCGCCCTCGAGTTCAGTGAGCGGCAGAACCCTCGCCGGGCCGACGAGCGGTTCCGGATGGAGATCACCACGCTGGTGACCGGCCGGGTGGTCAGGGTGGAAGCGGCCGCACCGGAGCCTCGCACTGCTATCGACCAGGCGACCGATCGCTTCGAGCGGAGGCTGCGCGACCTGAAAGAGCGACTCATCACAACCCACCGGCGTGGCGAGAAACGACTCAATGACCCCCAGTGGCGAGACGAAGATGAAAGAGAAGACCGGGTTCTCGCCATCGACCGGGTGAAACGGTTTGAGGTAAAGCCCATGACCACAGAGGAGGCAGCCCTCCAGATGGAACTGCTAGGACACAGTTTCTACTTGTTCCTCAATGCCGACACGGATCGCTACAGCGTGCTGTACCGCCGGTCGGATGGGAGCCTGGGGCTGATCGAAGCCGTATGA
- a CDS encoding AAA family ATPase: MVVDVARAREEQRRKRLRRVAWFLAPVVAWLWIRVAAGNPVSPGWPDFGPDFMMWLPLLLIVLLIGALIVVQTLGNGRSPDIMFLPEQIDVGFDDIRGMGQVRVEVEHSLEVFLNHRHFTDDMGGRPRRGLLFEGPPGTGKTHTAKALAREAGVPFLFVSSTAFQSMWYGATARKIRSYFRKLRKIARLEGGAIGFIEEFDAIGGRRGGMNQATASTTRVDRAISEGVGGVVNELLVQMQSFDDPPRGVLFKNALKRGVNRFLPPHLHLKTRMPAFANVLLIGATNRADTLDPALLRPGRFDRSLHFGLPGKRQRRELIDYFLESKAHDESVSEEARDDLSAVTMGYSPAALERLFDEALLFALRDERGRLSIDDVRRARMDTEIGLAEPVEYTAEERQTIAVHESGHAVVAHMVGRGRKLEMLSIVKRKDALGLLAHSATEERYTRRRSETIALIQIALGGMVAEQMFYGESGTGPAGDLATATALAAEMVGSMGQGGSLVSFRGADAGPLSGDLVTRVLSDRMARQAVERILDEQRDVVKALLHDNRHLIEALRDALLVRDELVAREIIEVIESAGPMKVGVGDELPATSYQPPATTG, from the coding sequence ATGGTCGTCGACGTCGCCCGGGCCCGGGAGGAACAGCGCAGGAAGCGTCTCCGTCGCGTCGCCTGGTTCCTGGCCCCGGTCGTGGCCTGGCTGTGGATTCGAGTGGCCGCCGGCAACCCGGTCTCACCCGGATGGCCCGACTTCGGACCCGACTTCATGATGTGGCTGCCGCTGCTGCTGATCGTCCTGCTGATCGGCGCCCTGATCGTCGTGCAGACCCTCGGGAACGGGCGCTCCCCCGACATCATGTTCCTGCCCGAGCAGATCGACGTCGGTTTCGACGACATCCGCGGCATGGGTCAGGTCCGGGTCGAGGTGGAACACTCGCTCGAGGTGTTTCTCAACCACCGCCACTTCACCGACGACATGGGAGGGCGCCCCCGCCGGGGGCTCCTCTTCGAGGGGCCGCCCGGCACCGGCAAGACGCACACCGCCAAGGCGCTGGCCCGAGAGGCCGGCGTGCCGTTCCTGTTCGTCTCCTCGACGGCCTTTCAGAGCATGTGGTACGGGGCCACGGCTCGCAAGATCAGGTCCTACTTCCGAAAGCTGCGCAAGATCGCTCGTCTCGAGGGCGGGGCCATCGGGTTCATCGAGGAGTTCGACGCCATCGGAGGCCGTCGCGGAGGCATGAACCAGGCGACGGCGAGCACCACCCGGGTCGACCGGGCCATCTCCGAGGGCGTTGGCGGCGTCGTCAACGAGCTGCTGGTCCAGATGCAGTCTTTCGACGATCCGCCGCGGGGCGTGCTCTTCAAGAACGCACTCAAACGAGGCGTCAATCGGTTCCTCCCGCCGCACCTCCACCTGAAGACCCGCATGCCTGCCTTCGCCAACGTGCTGCTCATCGGTGCCACCAACCGGGCCGACACTCTCGATCCCGCCCTCCTCAGGCCCGGCCGGTTCGACCGGTCCCTGCACTTCGGGCTCCCCGGCAAGCGACAGCGACGCGAGTTGATCGACTACTTCCTCGAATCCAAGGCCCACGACGAGTCGGTCAGCGAGGAAGCCCGCGACGACCTGTCGGCGGTGACCATGGGGTACTCACCGGCGGCATTGGAGCGCCTGTTCGACGAGGCCCTGCTGTTCGCGCTGCGCGACGAACGGGGGCGCCTCAGCATCGACGACGTGCGCCGGGCCCGGATGGACACCGAGATCGGACTCGCCGAGCCGGTCGAGTACACCGCAGAGGAACGCCAGACCATCGCCGTTCATGAGTCCGGTCACGCCGTGGTGGCGCACATGGTCGGGCGGGGCCGCAAACTCGAGATGTTGTCGATCGTCAAGCGCAAGGATGCTCTCGGCCTGCTAGCCCACAGCGCCACCGAGGAGCGCTACACGCGTCGCCGCTCCGAGACGATCGCCCTCATCCAGATCGCCCTCGGCGGCATGGTGGCCGAGCAGATGTTCTACGGGGAGTCGGGAACCGGCCCTGCCGGCGACCTGGCCACCGCCACCGCCCTTGCCGCCGAGATGGTCGGCTCCATGGGACAGGGAGGATCACTGGTTTCGTTCCGCGGCGCCGACGCCGGTCCGCTCAGCGGCGACCTGGTGACGCGCGTCCTCTCCGACCGGATGGCTCGCCAGGCGGTCGAGCGGATCCTCGACGAACAGCGAGACGTCGTCAAGGCGCTGCTCCACGACAACCGGCACCTCATCGAAGCACTCCGCGATGCCCTGCTGGTGCGCGACGAGTTGGTCGCACGCGAGATCATCGAAGTGATCGAGAGCGCCGGGCCGATGAAGGTCGGGGTCGGCGACGAACTACCAGCTACCAGCTACCAGCCACCGGCGACGACGGGCTGA
- the secA gene encoding preprotein translocase subunit SecA: protein MALLKKLLSAGEGKKRKGLEAVVDRVKDLETEIQPLSDDQLAAKTQEFKRRLADGETLEDIEPEAYAVVREAARRVLRERPYDVQVLGAAVLHRHSIAEMKTGEGKTLVSTMPVYLNALTGRGVHVVTVNDYLARRDAEWMGGVHRSLGLSVGLIQSGQHPDERRPQYQSDITYGTNNEFGFDYLRDNMSMDPAQMVQRGHYFAIVDEVDSILIDEARTPLIISGTVGETAKWYRDFSRIANRLKPELHYTVDEAKRQVITTEAGVTQVEQFLGVENLYDHVNVDFIHHLDVALRARALYHRDVDYVVANGEIKIVDEFTGRILEGRRYSEGIHQAIEAKEGVRIKEENQTLATITLQNYFRLYEKLGGMTGTAATEAAEFSEIYRLDVVDVPTNMPVARADEADLIYMTEDSKFNALTEDIVERHAAGQPILIGTVSIEKSERLSNVLRKRGIDHEVLNAKNHEREAAIIAQAGRIGAVTVATNMAGRGVDIKLGGNPDEMARMELRKRGIESSDDAFEDAFAKEVSRFAAERKAEHDKVIELGGLYVLGTERHESRRIDNQLRGRSGRQGDPGESRFYLSLEDDLMRRFAWERIQAVMRRFKLPEDVPIEHNMVTKAIERAQRQVESQNFEIRKNVLKYDEVMNMQRSVIYEWRQRVLMGDDIESLIRGWLDEAVEGAVGEIISDEVAPREWDMELLHQRVTQVIPFSESPESLVGDADGVASVAERIAEMGQDLYTKRAEKFGPEKVRVMERQVVLQLVDTKWREHLAEMDYLRSGVGLRAMGQRDPLVEYQREGYDMFAAMVDSIKEDSVRVIMHAEPVTEQRRVREPGVKLGPVPAGGTAPQPGQSVSTGDKVGRNDPCPCGSGKKYKKCHGAVA, encoded by the coding sequence ATGGCCCTTCTCAAGAAGCTGCTGAGCGCGGGCGAAGGCAAGAAACGCAAGGGACTCGAGGCGGTCGTAGACCGGGTCAAAGACCTCGAAACCGAGATTCAGCCCCTCTCCGACGATCAGCTCGCTGCCAAGACCCAGGAATTCAAGCGTCGGCTCGCCGACGGAGAAACCCTCGAGGACATCGAGCCCGAGGCGTACGCCGTGGTGCGGGAAGCCGCCCGTCGCGTGCTGAGGGAACGGCCCTACGACGTCCAGGTGTTGGGCGCGGCCGTGCTCCATCGGCATTCCATCGCCGAGATGAAGACCGGTGAGGGCAAGACCCTCGTGTCGACCATGCCGGTGTACCTGAATGCCCTCACCGGGCGCGGCGTCCATGTGGTCACCGTCAACGACTACCTGGCGCGCCGTGACGCCGAGTGGATGGGCGGGGTGCACCGATCCCTGGGCCTCTCGGTCGGACTCATCCAGTCTGGCCAGCACCCCGACGAACGGCGCCCCCAGTACCAGTCGGACATCACCTACGGCACCAACAACGAGTTCGGGTTCGACTATCTGCGCGACAACATGTCGATGGACCCGGCGCAGATGGTCCAGCGGGGCCACTACTTCGCCATCGTGGACGAGGTCGACTCGATCCTCATCGACGAGGCTCGCACGCCGCTCATCATCAGCGGCACGGTCGGTGAGACCGCCAAGTGGTATCGGGACTTCTCCCGGATCGCCAACCGCTTGAAGCCTGAACTGCACTACACGGTGGACGAGGCCAAGCGACAGGTGATCACCACCGAGGCCGGCGTAACCCAGGTGGAGCAGTTCCTCGGCGTCGAGAACCTGTACGACCACGTGAACGTGGACTTCATCCACCACCTCGACGTGGCCCTGCGGGCAAGGGCGCTCTATCACCGTGACGTCGACTACGTGGTGGCCAACGGCGAGATCAAGATCGTCGACGAGTTCACCGGCCGCATCCTGGAGGGCCGTCGTTACAGCGAGGGCATCCATCAGGCGATCGAGGCCAAAGAGGGGGTGCGGATCAAGGAGGAGAATCAGACCCTCGCCACGATCACCCTGCAGAACTACTTCCGGCTCTATGAGAAGCTCGGTGGCATGACCGGTACCGCCGCCACCGAGGCCGCCGAGTTCAGCGAGATCTACCGGCTCGACGTGGTGGATGTTCCCACCAACATGCCGGTGGCTCGCGCCGACGAGGCCGACCTCATCTACATGACCGAGGACTCCAAGTTCAACGCCCTCACCGAAGACATCGTGGAACGCCATGCCGCCGGCCAGCCGATCCTCATCGGCACCGTATCGATCGAGAAGTCGGAGCGGCTGTCCAACGTGCTGCGTAAGCGGGGCATCGACCACGAGGTGCTGAACGCCAAGAACCACGAACGGGAGGCGGCGATCATCGCCCAGGCCGGTCGAATCGGCGCGGTGACCGTCGCCACCAACATGGCCGGACGAGGCGTCGACATCAAGCTCGGTGGCAATCCCGACGAGATGGCCCGCATGGAGCTGCGCAAGCGGGGCATCGAGTCTTCCGACGATGCGTTCGAGGACGCCTTCGCCAAGGAGGTGAGCCGCTTCGCCGCCGAACGCAAGGCGGAGCACGACAAGGTGATCGAATTGGGCGGCCTGTACGTCCTGGGAACCGAGCGCCATGAGTCCCGGCGCATCGACAATCAGCTGCGTGGTCGGTCCGGTCGTCAGGGAGATCCGGGTGAGTCCCGCTTCTACCTGTCCCTCGAGGATGACCTCATGCGCCGCTTCGCCTGGGAGCGGATTCAGGCGGTGATGCGCCGCTTCAAGTTGCCCGAGGACGTGCCCATCGAGCACAACATGGTGACGAAGGCGATCGAGCGGGCGCAGCGGCAGGTGGAGTCGCAGAACTTCGAGATCCGCAAGAACGTGCTCAAGTACGACGAGGTGATGAACATGCAGCGGTCCGTCATCTACGAGTGGCGTCAGCGGGTGCTGATGGGTGACGACATCGAGTCGCTCATCCGCGGCTGGCTGGACGAGGCCGTGGAGGGCGCCGTCGGCGAGATCATCAGCGACGAGGTGGCGCCACGGGAGTGGGACATGGAGTTGCTGCACCAGCGGGTGACGCAGGTCATTCCGTTCAGCGAGAGTCCCGAGTCCCTGGTCGGCGACGCAGACGGCGTGGCCAGCGTGGCCGAGCGGATCGCCGAGATGGGTCAGGACCTGTACACGAAGCGTGCCGAGAAATTCGGACCGGAGAAGGTCCGGGTGATGGAGCGCCAGGTGGTCCTCCAGCTGGTCGACACCAAGTGGCGCGAGCACCTCGCCGAGATGGACTATCTGCGATCGGGCGTCGGGTTGCGCGCGATGGGTCAGCGCGATCCGTTGGTGGAGTATCAGCGCGAGGGCTACGACATGTTCGCCGCCATGGTCGACTCCATCAAGGAGGACTCGGTCCGGGTGATCATGCACGCCGAGCCGGTCACCGAGCAACGGCGGGTCCGGGAGCCCGGCGTCAAACTGGGTCCGGTTCCGGCGGGCGGCACAGCGCCCCAGCCCGGCCAGTCGGTGTCGACCGGCGACAAGGTGGGCCGCAACGACCCCTGCCCGTGCGGCAGCGGCAAGAAGTACAAGAAGTGCCACGGCGCGGTCGCGTAG
- a CDS encoding peptidoglycan DD-metalloendopeptidase family protein, translating to MRHRGAVALVTCLLIGAAAPAAADLNSDLNDVRNRIQVLKGQAGETRGARTDAANALLDAAAELEGAAAALAEAETLLAATDTEIAAAEMVIGDLRVRVSYREATVAAVRSQQANLLEKVQQRVVEMYMSASETARLPTLESDVEEARVGIAYAYRIQEVADLDLHNYEALEFQASHELRILADERTSLEETVAALEGRRAEQDAQRSIVAAQAEAVRQQVAAQQAELDRIESEIAAIEGEIASLAREEGRIRAVLADEQSGSGSAPGVLIRPVPGAVTSGYGYRTHPIYGDRRLHTGWDLTAGCGVPIKSGASGRVILSGWYGGYGNTIIVDHGGGMATLYAHQSSLGASYNQQVSAGQTIGWVGTTGLSTACHLHFEVRINGNPVDPTPYM from the coding sequence ATGCGCCACCGCGGCGCCGTCGCCCTAGTCACCTGCCTCCTCATCGGGGCCGCCGCTCCGGCTGCCGCCGATCTCAACTCGGACCTCAACGACGTCCGTAACCGCATCCAGGTGCTCAAGGGCCAGGCGGGGGAGACCCGCGGTGCCCGCACCGACGCGGCCAACGCCCTCCTCGATGCTGCGGCCGAGCTCGAGGGTGCCGCCGCGGCGCTCGCCGAAGCAGAGACGCTGCTCGCTGCCACCGACACCGAGATCGCCGCTGCTGAGATGGTCATCGGCGACCTTCGCGTCCGGGTTTCCTATCGCGAGGCGACCGTGGCCGCCGTTCGCAGCCAGCAGGCGAACCTGCTGGAGAAGGTGCAGCAGCGGGTCGTCGAGATGTACATGTCGGCGAGCGAGACGGCGCGGTTGCCGACGCTCGAGTCCGATGTGGAAGAGGCCCGGGTCGGGATCGCCTACGCCTATCGCATCCAGGAGGTGGCCGACCTCGACCTGCACAACTACGAGGCGCTGGAGTTCCAGGCAAGTCACGAGCTGCGGATCCTCGCCGACGAGCGCACCTCCCTGGAGGAGACCGTTGCGGCCCTCGAGGGACGCCGGGCCGAGCAGGACGCGCAGCGGTCGATCGTGGCGGCCCAGGCGGAAGCGGTACGGCAGCAGGTCGCCGCCCAGCAGGCAGAGCTGGACCGGATCGAGAGCGAGATCGCCGCCATCGAAGGCGAGATCGCCTCGCTGGCTCGCGAGGAGGGCCGGATCCGCGCGGTCCTCGCCGACGAACAGTCGGGCTCGGGTTCGGCGCCCGGGGTTCTCATCCGACCGGTCCCCGGTGCGGTGACCAGCGGGTACGGCTACCGGACCCATCCCATCTACGGCGACCGACGACTCCACACCGGCTGGGACTTGACCGCCGGATGCGGGGTACCGATCAAGTCGGGTGCGTCGGGCCGGGTGATCCTCTCGGGCTGGTACGGCGGCTACGGCAACACGATCATCGTCGACCACGGCGGCGGCATGGCCACCCTGTACGCCCACCAGTCGTCGCTGGGTGCCTCCTACAACCAGCAGGTCTCGGCCGGACAGACCATCGGCTGGGTGGGCACCACCGGCCTGTCCACCGCCTGCCACCTCCACTTCGAGGTCCGTATCAACGGCAACCCGGTGGACCCAACGCCGTACATGTGA
- a CDS encoding permease-like cell division protein FtsX encodes MRFQYLLEQALSNLRRNVLVVFAAVIAVFVMLTLVFATIVLRWSIDRDINRWDDNVRVIAFLSDEVPISEVNRLMAEIEQWDEVESVIYFSKAEALIEFRELFADQPSMVAVVESDPSILPASIRIRPTEAADYRAISDQLVAVPGIKQVSAADEAIDALVQRSSRLQTFAFWIVIVLGAAAVVLIANTIRIAIFARRDEIGIMKLVGAGNWFVRIPFFFEGMLEGLVGATLAVALVWAAAPSIAELFSTTVEPGALVVPFDFLVRQSLLVLGFGVGTGLLGSAFGMWGFLRD; translated from the coding sequence ATGCGGTTCCAGTACCTCCTCGAGCAGGCCCTGTCCAACCTGCGGCGCAACGTGCTGGTGGTGTTCGCCGCGGTCATCGCCGTCTTCGTCATGCTCACCCTGGTCTTCGCCACGATCGTCCTGCGGTGGTCGATCGACCGTGACATCAATCGCTGGGACGACAACGTCCGGGTCATCGCCTTCCTCAGCGATGAGGTACCGATCAGCGAGGTGAACCGCCTCATGGCGGAGATCGAGCAGTGGGACGAGGTGGAGAGCGTCATCTACTTCTCGAAGGCCGAGGCACTGATCGAGTTCCGTGAGCTGTTCGCCGACCAGCCGTCGATGGTGGCGGTCGTCGAGTCGGACCCGTCGATCCTGCCGGCTTCGATCCGGATCCGCCCGACCGAGGCTGCCGACTACAGGGCGATCAGTGACCAACTGGTCGCCGTTCCCGGCATCAAGCAGGTGTCGGCGGCGGATGAGGCGATCGACGCCCTGGTGCAACGGTCGTCGCGCCTGCAGACGTTCGCCTTCTGGATCGTGATCGTGCTCGGCGCCGCCGCGGTGGTGCTGATCGCCAACACGATCCGCATCGCCATCTTCGCCCGCCGCGATGAGATCGGCATCATGAAGCTGGTGGGTGCGGGCAACTGGTTCGTTCGGATTCCGTTCTTTTTCGAAGGCATGTTGGAGGGCCTCGTCGGTGCCACCCTGGCGGTGGCGCTGGTGTGGGCAGCGGCGCCGTCAATCGCCGAGCTGTTCTCCACCACGGTCGAGCCGGGTGCGCTCGTGGTGCCATTCGATTTCTTGGTGCGCCAGTCGCTGCTGGTGCTCGGGTTCGGCGTGGGGACGGGCTTGCTCGGCTCCGCGTTCGGTATGTGGGGCTTCTTGAGGGACTGA
- a CDS encoding response regulator transcription factor: protein MNVSVLVVDDVELFRFGLSAALEREGFTVLAQASDAEAAVVAARRLQPDLVVLDIMMPGLSGLDVVGRVREAAPDSAVVMLTGSESEEDLITCIRAGVRGYLVKDVPFDRLARSLNDVASGGAAISPVMAGKLLDVMALALRHPEFASARKPALTGREIEVLDHVSQGLTSKEIGEELFISENTVKNHVRNILDKLGVHSRNEAVLYAVRENLIAI from the coding sequence ATGAATGTTTCCGTACTCGTCGTAGACGACGTCGAACTGTTCCGCTTCGGACTCTCCGCCGCTCTGGAGCGGGAAGGGTTCACCGTGCTCGCCCAGGCATCTGACGCCGAGGCTGCGGTGGTTGCCGCCCGGCGGCTGCAGCCCGACCTCGTGGTGCTCGACATCATGATGCCCGGCCTGTCGGGTCTCGACGTCGTGGGGCGGGTGCGCGAGGCCGCACCGGACAGCGCAGTGGTGATGCTCACCGGGAGCGAGTCGGAGGAGGATCTCATCACCTGCATCCGCGCCGGAGTTCGGGGCTATCTGGTCAAGGACGTGCCGTTCGATCGGCTCGCCCGGTCACTCAACGATGTCGCCTCGGGTGGTGCCGCCATCTCACCGGTGATGGCCGGCAAGCTCCTCGACGTCATGGCGCTCGCCCTTCGCCATCCCGAGTTCGCCTCGGCGCGCAAGCCGGCGCTCACCGGTCGAGAGATCGAAGTGCTCGATCACGTCTCCCAGGGCCTCACCTCCAAGGAGATCGGCGAGGAGCTCTTCATCTCGGAGAACACGGTGAAGAACCACGTCCGCAACATCCTCGACAAGCTCGGCGTCCACAGCCGCAACGAAGCCGTGCTCTACGCGGTCCGCGAGAACCTGATAGCCATCTAG
- the prfB gene encoding peptide chain release factor 2 (programmed frameshift) yields the protein MQDPRALIASLRSRLDDSRRFLDVAGKEAALPQLREEAADPDLWSDNLRAQEVTRMLARYEGIVDRVARMSAALDDAAELLDLVDDDSPDAAEVAADLASMESELAVIERETLFFGDYDEAAAILSVHAGAGGVDAADWAEMLLRMYLRYLERKGMSVEVDEVSEAEEAGIRSATVTVRGERPYGVLEGERGVHRLVRISPFDSASRRHTSFAGVDVIPEVEVGEVEIDEEDLRIDTFRSSGAGGQHVNVTDSAVRITHLPTGIVATCQAERSQLQNKNRAMTLLAAKLAERQRGERMEHLDEIRGEQGEAAWGRQIRSYVLQPYQLVKDLRTDLEVGNVQGVLDGDLDPFVDAYLQWRRAKQE from the exons ATGCAGGATCCTCGCGCTCTCATCGCTTCGCTTCGTTCGCGCCTCGACGACTCCCGGAGGTTCCTT GACGTCGCAGGCAAGGAAGCTGCACTCCCGCAACTGAGAGAAGAGGCCGCCGATCCGGACCTGTGGTCCGACAACCTCCGTGCGCAAGAAGTGACCCGCATGCTCGCCCGGTACGAGGGGATCGTGGATCGCGTGGCCCGTATGTCGGCGGCCCTCGACGACGCCGCCGAACTGCTGGATCTCGTCGACGACGACAGCCCTGACGCGGCCGAGGTGGCGGCGGACCTCGCATCCATGGAATCAGAGCTGGCGGTCATCGAGCGTGAGACCTTGTTCTTCGGCGACTACGACGAGGCTGCAGCGATCCTCAGCGTCCACGCCGGTGCCGGCGGTGTGGACGCCGCCGACTGGGCCGAGATGCTGCTGCGCATGTACCTCCGGTACCTGGAGCGCAAGGGAATGAGTGTGGAGGTCGATGAGGTGTCCGAGGCCGAGGAGGCGGGTATCCGATCGGCGACCGTGACGGTCCGCGGCGAGCGCCCGTATGGCGTCCTGGAGGGCGAGCGGGGGGTGCATCGGTTGGTGCGCATCAGCCCCTTCGACTCGGCATCCCGCCGTCACACGTCGTTTGCAGGCGTCGATGTGATTCCGGAAGTTGAGGTCGGGGAGGTCGAGATCGACGAGGAGGATCTCCGCATCGACACGTTCCGGTCGTCCGGCGCCGGCGGCCAGCACGTCAACGTGACCGATTCGGCGGTCCGGATCACCCATCTCCCGACCGGGATCGTTGCCACATGCCAGGCGGAGCGCTCCCAGCTCCAGAACAAGAACCGTGCCATGACGCTGCTGGCGGCCAAGTTGGCCGAGCGGCAGCGTGGTGAGCGGATGGAGCATCTCGACGAGATCCGGGGCGAGCAGGGTGAGGCGGCATGGGGACGCCAGATCAGGTCCTACGTCCTTCAGCCCTACCAACTGGTCAAGGACCTTCGCACCGATCTGGAGGTGGGCAACGTCCAGGGCGTCCTCGACGGCGACCTCGACCCCTTCGTCGACGCCTACCTCCAGTGGCGCCGAGCCAAGCAGGAGTAG
- the ftsE gene encoding cell division ATP-binding protein FtsE, giving the protein MIRLRDVEKVYDGSTVALSDIDLEIDKGEFVFLVGPSGSGKSTLIRLMLRQEVPSGGDIWVAGKQINKLPAWKVPLLRRSIGTVFQDFKLLPTKTVFENVAFALEVIGRPKHVIRSQVPQVLKLVGLAAKADRLPTQLSGGEQQRVSIARAFVNRPLILLADEPTGNLDPATSVGIMRLLDRINRTGTTVVMATHDHAIVDAMRRRVVALERGKIVRDQRSGAYGGGDGLEDIAEIDFDDGFDGSDASDESDGSD; this is encoded by the coding sequence ATGATTCGGTTGCGAGACGTCGAAAAGGTCTATGACGGCAGCACTGTCGCGCTCAGCGACATCGACCTGGAGATCGACAAGGGCGAGTTCGTGTTCCTGGTCGGGCCCTCCGGCTCCGGCAAGTCGACCCTCATTCGCCTCATGCTCCGCCAGGAGGTCCCGAGCGGGGGCGACATCTGGGTGGCGGGGAAACAGATCAACAAGCTCCCTGCCTGGAAGGTGCCCCTGCTGCGTCGTTCCATTGGCACCGTGTTCCAGGACTTCAAGCTGCTCCCCACCAAGACCGTGTTCGAGAACGTGGCGTTCGCTCTGGAGGTGATCGGCCGCCCCAAGCATGTGATCCGTAGCCAGGTACCCCAGGTGCTGAAGCTGGTCGGTCTCGCCGCCAAGGCGGATCGGCTCCCCACCCAGCTGTCGGGTGGTGAGCAGCAGCGGGTGTCCATCGCCCGGGCCTTCGTCAACCGGCCGCTCATCCTGCTCGCCGACGAGCCCACCGGAAACCTCGACCCGGCGACCTCGGTGGGGATCATGCGCCTGCTGGACCGGATCAACCGCACCGGAACCACCGTGGTTATGGCCACCCACGATCACGCCATCGTCGACGCCATGCGGCGCCGGGTCGTCGCCCTGGAGCGCGGCAAGATCGTTCGCGACCAACGTTCCGGCGCCTACGGCGGCGGCGACGGGTTGGAGGACATCGCCGAGATCGACTTCGACGACGGTTTCGACGGTTCCGACGCTTCCGACGAATCGGACGGGTCGGACTGA